The Cohaesibacter intestini genome includes a window with the following:
- a CDS encoding transglutaminase-like cysteine peptidase: MKKSIWGFAFLSVAIITLTMPVQAARYSPFMSIKGKTSAPIGHVNFCRSNPVECNKKFRVDRAVKLSQSNWAQLISINGHVNQTVRPVTDSEQYREEELWTYPAGAGDCEDYALLKRRMLINAGWPETALLITVVKEVNGNGHAVLTVRTDRGDLILDNQDPRILPWDKTPYRYIKRQAALQPSAWIAIDDPR; the protein is encoded by the coding sequence ATGAAGAAAAGCATCTGGGGATTTGCATTTCTTAGCGTAGCCATCATCACTCTTACCATGCCTGTTCAGGCGGCTCGCTACTCACCATTCATGTCCATCAAGGGCAAAACCTCTGCGCCAATTGGCCATGTCAATTTCTGCCGATCGAATCCGGTGGAATGCAACAAAAAGTTCCGGGTGGACCGCGCTGTCAAGCTGTCGCAATCCAACTGGGCGCAGCTCATCAGCATCAACGGCCATGTCAATCAAACAGTGCGTCCGGTAACCGATAGTGAACAATATCGCGAAGAAGAACTATGGACCTATCCAGCCGGTGCCGGCGATTGTGAAGATTATGCGCTGTTGAAACGCCGCATGCTGATCAATGCAGGCTGGCCAGAAACCGCTCTTCTCATCACCGTGGTGAAAGAAGTCAATGGCAATGGTCATGCCGTGCTGACCGTACGCACCGACCGCGGCGATCTTATTCTAGACAATCAGGATCCGCGCATCCTGCCATGGGACAAAACCCCATACCGCTATATCAAACGTCAGGCAGCTCTTCAGCCTTCTGCGTGGATCGCGATTGACGATCCAAGATAA
- a CDS encoding nitroreductase family protein: protein MTNPLLDHLLTRRSVLAAFLEAPAPREEQVQQMLTAAARVPDHKKLVPWRFIRFDQEACETIGVFLEKRWLEIDPDADEGRLAVERERFLRAPMVIAVVSNARSDAPVPPIEQLLSAGAVCMNLVHAAHALGFSAQWLTEWYAFDDKMRDKLGLAGEEQIVGFIHIGTYHGEQADRARPDLDAIVTHWRP from the coding sequence ATGACCAATCCTTTGCTTGATCATCTGCTGACGCGTCGCAGTGTCCTTGCGGCCTTCCTTGAAGCGCCCGCACCGCGTGAAGAGCAAGTGCAGCAGATGTTGACTGCTGCCGCGCGTGTGCCCGATCACAAGAAGCTGGTTCCGTGGCGCTTCATCCGATTTGATCAGGAAGCTTGTGAAACAATCGGAGTTTTTCTGGAGAAGCGGTGGTTGGAGATTGACCCAGATGCAGACGAAGGTCGGCTGGCTGTGGAGCGCGAACGGTTCCTGCGTGCGCCGATGGTGATTGCTGTTGTCTCCAATGCGCGCTCCGACGCACCGGTGCCGCCGATCGAGCAGCTTTTGTCTGCCGGGGCGGTTTGCATGAATCTTGTACATGCGGCTCATGCTCTTGGATTTTCCGCCCAGTGGTTGACTGAATGGTATGCCTTCGATGACAAAATGCGCGACAAGCTCGGTTTGGCAGGTGAGGAGCAGATTGTCGGTTTCATTCACATTGGGACCTATCATGGTGAGCAGGCCGACCGGGCGCGCCCGGATCTGGATGCCATCGTTACGCATTGGAGGCCGTAA
- a CDS encoding HpcH/HpaI aldolase/citrate lyase family protein, translating into MRSYLFVPGDSPRKMEKALTAGADVLLIDLEDSVSLAQKETARKITATFLKQHIPTTDRPSLYVRVNALDTDLTDDDLAMIVPCQPDGIMLPKSQSGKSITALDVKLKAAEAVAGVPLDRIKIIPVATETATAIFNLGTYGGSSPRLSAMTWGAEDLSADIGAESNRDEAGAFTSPFRLVRDLCLIGAAAAQVDPVDGVYINFRDSDGLRQECIEARRDGFVGKMAIHPAQVPIINEVFTPDDTAIEKARRIVESFSQAGDVGVVGIDGEMIDRPHLRRAETTLRRAGLMK; encoded by the coding sequence ATGCGCTCCTATCTGTTCGTGCCCGGAGACAGCCCAAGGAAAATGGAAAAGGCCCTGACCGCCGGGGCCGACGTGTTGCTGATTGATCTGGAAGACTCGGTCAGCCTCGCCCAGAAGGAGACAGCCCGAAAGATCACCGCCACCTTCCTGAAGCAGCATATCCCAACCACGGACCGCCCCAGCCTCTATGTTCGCGTCAATGCCCTCGACACCGACCTGACCGACGACGACCTTGCCATGATCGTGCCTTGTCAGCCGGATGGCATCATGCTTCCCAAAAGTCAGTCGGGAAAATCAATCACCGCACTGGATGTCAAACTAAAGGCCGCCGAGGCGGTGGCCGGCGTCCCGCTAGACCGGATCAAGATTATACCGGTCGCCACCGAGACGGCGACTGCAATTTTCAATCTCGGCACCTATGGCGGCTCGAGCCCTCGCCTCTCAGCCATGACCTGGGGCGCGGAAGACCTCTCCGCAGACATTGGGGCGGAAAGCAACCGCGATGAAGCAGGAGCCTTCACCTCTCCCTTCAGACTGGTCCGAGACCTGTGCCTGATAGGCGCGGCCGCTGCTCAGGTCGACCCCGTGGACGGGGTCTATATCAACTTCCGCGACAGCGATGGTTTGCGGCAGGAATGCATCGAGGCAAGACGCGATGGTTTTGTCGGCAAGATGGCCATCCATCCGGCACAGGTGCCAATCATCAACGAGGTCTTCACCCCCGACGATACGGCAATTGAAAAGGCCCGCCGGATCGTTGAATCATTTTCTCAGGCAGGCGATGTAGGCGTCGTTGGCATTGACGGCGAGATGATCGACAGGCCGCATTTGAGACGCGCCGAAACCACTTTAAGACGCGCCGGATTAATGAAATAA
- a CDS encoding iron-sulfur cluster assembly scaffold protein codes for MLDAIYNKKILEFAGNIPRLERLPEPQASAKAHSKLCGSTVEVDLVMENGKIVDYGQMVNACALGQAAASVVGRLIIGADGAEMRALRRTMQAMLKEKGSPPEGKWDDLKYLEPVRDYPARHASMLLVFDAVEEAVDKIEAVGEAS; via the coding sequence ATGCTGGATGCGATTTACAACAAGAAAATTCTGGAATTTGCCGGGAATATTCCAAGATTGGAGCGGTTGCCAGAGCCGCAGGCATCTGCCAAGGCACACAGCAAATTGTGTGGATCGACCGTCGAGGTCGATCTGGTGATGGAGAATGGCAAGATCGTTGATTATGGCCAGATGGTCAATGCGTGTGCATTGGGACAGGCTGCGGCCTCGGTGGTCGGACGGTTGATCATTGGGGCTGATGGCGCGGAAATGCGCGCTTTGCGGCGGACCATGCAAGCGATGCTGAAGGAAAAGGGTTCCCCTCCTGAGGGCAAATGGGACGATCTGAAATATCTCGAACCGGTGCGCGATTATCCAGCGCGTCATGCTTCAATGCTGTTGGTTTTTGATGCGGTGGAAGAAGCGGTCGACAAGATCGAAGCTGTGGGTGAGGCATCTTGA
- a CDS encoding rhomboid family intramembrane serine protease translates to MALNPRGNWHMPNGMPPPREPMFNLPMPIMVLGAIMIVLHGLQDFVLSPALRQDLLLGFSFLPIRYSEAGQAFDFPGGFPGDIWTFVTYAFLHGSWMHLILNLVWMAAFATVVLRRIGTVNFALFFIITAAAGALVHLVLHIGSSSPLVGVSAVLSGAMAASARFAFNRGYGGFAALQSRHTSPCLTLKQLRHNQQAMMFLGIWLVLNLVFGLMGGGGQVAWEAHLGGFVSGLLVFPYLDPFSRPPKRPKKDPPKKQPDHLKVIK, encoded by the coding sequence ATGGCACTCAATCCAAGAGGCAATTGGCATATGCCCAATGGCATGCCGCCACCGCGCGAACCGATGTTCAACCTGCCAATGCCGATCATGGTGTTGGGCGCGATCATGATTGTGCTGCATGGCCTGCAGGATTTCGTACTCTCCCCGGCGTTGCGACAGGACTTGTTGCTGGGCTTTTCATTTTTGCCGATCCGCTACAGCGAGGCAGGACAGGCCTTCGATTTTCCCGGCGGGTTCCCGGGGGACATCTGGACCTTCGTGACCTATGCCTTTCTGCATGGCAGCTGGATGCACTTGATTCTCAATCTGGTCTGGATGGCGGCTTTTGCAACGGTGGTGTTGCGGCGCATCGGCACGGTCAATTTTGCGCTCTTCTTTATCATTACTGCGGCTGCGGGCGCTTTGGTGCATCTGGTGCTGCATATAGGTAGTTCGTCGCCGCTGGTCGGCGTGTCGGCCGTCCTGTCTGGTGCGATGGCAGCGTCCGCGCGGTTTGCCTTTAATCGTGGTTATGGTGGTTTTGCTGCCTTGCAATCCCGGCACACTTCGCCGTGTCTGACGCTGAAACAGCTGCGCCACAATCAGCAGGCCATGATGTTCCTTGGTATCTGGCTGGTGCTCAATCTGGTCTTTGGCCTGATGGGTGGGGGCGGACAGGTTGCCTGGGAGGCCCATCTTGGGGGCTTTGTGTCCGGTTTGCTGGTATTCCCGTATCTCGATCCCTTTTCACGCCCACCCAAAAGACCGAAAAAAGATCCGCCCAAGAAACAACCTGATCATCTCAAGGTGATCAAGTAG
- a CDS encoding flavin reductase family protein, with product MFYDSRTNDHGLPHDPFKALVGPRPIGWISTRSKAGISNLAPYSFFNAIAAQPNLVMFSSQGHKDSVTNIEETGVFACSMVSHELRDLMNKSSAPVDPDVSEFELAGLTEAPCQLIDAPYVAEAPAALECRLLEVVRLNKYEGIDSSYEMVIGEVIGIHIKDEMLVDGKVDAPSMQLLSRLGYMDYATVNEVFSLSRPKD from the coding sequence ATGTTCTACGATTCTCGCACCAATGATCATGGCTTGCCGCATGATCCCTTCAAGGCTCTGGTCGGGCCGCGACCGATCGGCTGGATCAGCACCAGAAGCAAGGCAGGAATTTCCAACCTTGCGCCTTACAGCTTCTTCAATGCCATTGCCGCTCAGCCCAATCTTGTGATGTTTTCCTCGCAAGGGCATAAGGACTCGGTGACCAATATCGAGGAGACAGGGGTCTTTGCTTGCTCGATGGTCAGCCATGAGCTGCGCGATTTGATGAATAAGAGTTCCGCCCCTGTTGACCCGGACGTGAGCGAATTCGAGCTGGCGGGCCTCACAGAGGCACCCTGCCAACTGATCGATGCACCTTATGTGGCGGAAGCTCCCGCCGCGCTCGAATGCCGTTTGCTGGAGGTGGTGCGGCTCAATAAATATGAGGGCATCGATAGCAGCTATGAGATGGTGATCGGCGAGGTGATCGGGATTCATATCAAGGATGAGATGCTGGTTGATGGCAAGGTTGATGCCCCGTCCATGCAGCTTTTGAGTCGTCTTGGTTACATGGATTATGCCACGGTCAATGAGGTCTTTTCCCTCTCGCGACCCAAAGACTAA
- the folE gene encoding GTP cyclohydrolase I FolE gives MDMIVDTKDKEQISNSGHGTILKKNINQENLHTFPGAERREDWALCERPSREEAEAAVRTLIRWIGDNPDREGLTDTPARVVKAYEDLYSGYRLDPAAPLARVFEEVNGYQDMVLLRDVEFSSACEHHMVPFVGKAHVAYYPRNGVVGLSKLARVIDSFARRLQTQENLTAQIFDTIQTTLNPLGIALMIEAEHMCMSMRGVQKKGVSTVTTRFTGVFEEDIAKQNRFMKLVTDR, from the coding sequence ATGGATATGATTGTCGATACCAAGGATAAAGAGCAGATCTCGAATTCGGGGCACGGAACGATCTTGAAAAAGAATATCAACCAGGAAAATCTGCATACCTTCCCCGGTGCTGAGCGCAGAGAAGATTGGGCCTTGTGCGAACGACCCAGCCGGGAAGAAGCAGAAGCCGCTGTGCGCACCCTGATCCGCTGGATTGGTGACAATCCGGATCGTGAAGGGTTGACAGATACCCCGGCCCGGGTGGTCAAGGCCTATGAGGACCTGTATAGCGGCTATCGCCTCGATCCTGCTGCCCCTTTGGCGCGGGTTTTTGAAGAGGTCAATGGTTATCAAGACATGGTGCTGCTGCGCGATGTGGAATTCTCTTCCGCGTGCGAACATCACATGGTGCCTTTCGTCGGCAAGGCGCATGTCGCCTATTATCCGCGCAATGGCGTCGTTGGCCTGTCCAAGCTGGCCCGTGTGATTGACAGCTTTGCCCGCCGTCTCCAAACGCAGGAAAACTTGACCGCTCAGATCTTCGATACGATCCAGACAACGCTCAATCCGCTGGGCATCGCCTTGATGATCGAGGCGGAGCATATGTGCATGTCGATGCGTGGCGTCCAGAAGAAAGGCGTCTCTACAGTCACCACCCGCTTTACCGGCGTGTTCGAGGAAGACATTGCAAAACAGAACCGGTTTATGAAACTGGTGACCGATCGTTAG
- the yidD gene encoding membrane protein insertion efficiency factor YidD, whose translation MKYLAIGLIKLYQIFLSPFMGRQCRYGPTCSHYTEEAIRRFGFWAGGWMGLARILRCHPWGHSGFDPVPELLPDGACWYKPWRYGLWGGDHIDPATKLGDSE comes from the coding sequence ATGAAGTATCTCGCCATTGGGCTGATCAAGCTCTATCAGATTTTTCTCTCGCCCTTCATGGGCCGGCAATGTCGGTATGGGCCGACTTGCAGTCACTATACCGAAGAGGCAATCCGGCGGTTTGGCTTTTGGGCTGGTGGCTGGATGGGACTGGCGCGGATCCTGAGATGTCATCCATGGGGACATAGCGGCTTTGATCCGGTGCCTGAGCTGTTGCCTGATGGCGCATGCTGGTATAAACCATGGCGTTACGGCCTTTGGGGTGGTGACCATATCGATCCGGCAACCAAGCTGGGTGACTCAGAGTGA
- a CDS encoding CBS domain-containing protein: MTISQILDQKGRDIFSKSPSCPLSDIVKLLRDEKIGVVLISEGESLQGILSERDIVRALSDHGASILADPASAHMTNKVMTCREGDTIATVMAHMTSGRFRHMPVMEGGKVVGLVSIGDVVKQRILEAEKEADEMRAYIASA, translated from the coding sequence ATGACAATTTCACAGATTCTTGACCAGAAAGGGCGCGACATTTTTTCAAAGTCGCCTTCTTGTCCCTTGTCTGACATCGTCAAACTGTTGCGTGACGAAAAGATCGGCGTCGTCCTGATTTCGGAAGGGGAAAGCCTGCAGGGGATCCTGTCCGAGCGCGATATCGTGCGGGCGTTGAGCGACCATGGGGCCAGCATATTGGCTGATCCGGCAAGCGCCCACATGACCAACAAAGTCATGACCTGTCGTGAAGGCGACACCATTGCCACAGTCATGGCCCACATGACGTCGGGACGCTTTCGTCACATGCCGGTGATGGAGGGAGGCAAGGTTGTCGGGCTTGTGTCGATCGGCGATGTGGTCAAGCAGCGTATTCTGGAAGCGGAAAAAGAGGCCGATGAAATGCGGGCCTATATTGCCAGCGCCTGA
- a CDS encoding PilZ domain-containing protein, whose product MSAILQKSTLPRVIERRRHQRVKVNLLGRFMLENKTEYPCQVINMSPGGVALITPIRGEIGERVIAYIDHIGRIEGKIVRKIEGGFAITIDATSRKRDKLASQLTWLANRHILDLPEDRRHERRTPKTPITKLITEDGEEHICRVLDLSLSGAAIKTKVRPPLGKPVKIGKIRARVVRHLDDGLAVEFAAVQDSKNIDDNLR is encoded by the coding sequence ATGTCGGCAATTCTCCAAAAATCTACCTTGCCTCGAGTGATCGAGCGCCGTCGCCACCAGCGTGTTAAGGTGAACCTGCTTGGCCGCTTTATGCTGGAGAACAAGACGGAATATCCCTGCCAGGTGATCAATATGTCCCCTGGTGGCGTTGCGCTGATCACCCCGATCCGTGGGGAAATCGGTGAACGGGTGATTGCTTATATCGACCATATTGGTCGGATCGAGGGGAAAATTGTACGCAAGATCGAAGGTGGTTTCGCAATCACCATCGACGCCACGTCGCGCAAACGCGACAAACTCGCCTCACAATTGACCTGGCTGGCCAATCGACACATTCTTGATCTACCAGAAGACCGCCGTCACGAACGTCGCACACCAAAGACACCCATTACGAAACTGATCACCGAGGACGGCGAAGAGCATATCTGTCGCGTTCTCGACCTGTCTCTGTCTGGTGCGGCCATCAAGACCAAGGTCCGCCCCCCTCTTGGCAAGCCAGTCAAGATCGGCAAGATCCGTGCCCGCGTGGTGCGCCACCTTGACGACGGGCTGGCGGTTGAATTTGCCGCTGTTCAGGACAGCAAGAATATCGACGACAATCTGCGTTGA
- a CDS encoding patatin-like phospholipase family protein — protein MLAQVLDIFGRNGSDLQEQDVDPASPRLFAAPLGLALGGGAAKGWSHIGVLRALEEAGIRPDIIAGTSIGAVVGGCYLAGELDRLEEFARSLTKRRLLGLLDVSFSGKSLISGARLTKLLRRYLEDIQIEDLDRPFMAVATELSTGHEIWLRKGHLVTAMQASYALPGIFNPVNVNGRHLVDGALVNPVPVSLARAMGARVVIAVNLSSDTFGRGTIIPHAHDEDDRIQPHPDNDPITPASGPLGSIRNLIYGREADSQSISSIMFDAYTIIQDRISRSRLAGDPPDLTINPRLHEIGMFDFQRADESIQAGYDAAQRAIRELSDLSDDLKA, from the coding sequence ATGCTGGCACAAGTGCTGGACATATTTGGCCGCAACGGCTCTGACTTGCAGGAACAGGACGTCGATCCTGCGTCCCCAAGACTATTTGCAGCACCGCTTGGCTTGGCACTGGGCGGCGGCGCAGCCAAAGGCTGGTCGCATATTGGCGTCCTGCGTGCTTTGGAAGAAGCCGGTATCCGGCCTGACATCATCGCAGGCACCTCGATTGGCGCAGTGGTTGGCGGCTGTTATCTGGCAGGCGAGCTGGATCGACTGGAAGAATTTGCCCGCAGCCTAACCAAGCGCCGCCTGCTCGGCCTGCTCGATGTATCCTTCTCGGGCAAAAGCCTCATCAGTGGCGCTCGCCTGACCAAACTGCTTCGCCGATATCTTGAGGACATCCAGATCGAGGATCTCGATCGCCCCTTTATGGCGGTTGCCACCGAATTGTCGACCGGCCACGAAATCTGGTTGCGCAAAGGCCATCTGGTCACTGCGATGCAGGCCTCCTATGCGCTTCCCGGCATATTCAATCCGGTCAATGTCAACGGCCGTCATCTGGTCGATGGCGCATTGGTCAATCCAGTGCCGGTTTCGCTGGCCCGTGCCATGGGAGCCCGCGTTGTCATCGCGGTCAACCTCAGCTCGGACACATTCGGGCGCGGCACCATCATCCCGCATGCCCATGATGAAGATGACCGCATTCAACCCCATCCCGACAACGACCCCATCACCCCGGCAAGCGGTCCCTTGGGCAGCATTCGCAACCTGATCTATGGCCGTGAGGCAGACAGCCAGAGCATTTCCTCCATCATGTTCGACGCCTACACGATCATTCAGGATCGGATCAGCCGGTCCCGTCTGGCTGGAGACCCACCAGACCTGACGATCAATCCGCGCCTGCATGAGATCGGAATGTTCGATTTTCAGCGCGCGGACGAGTCCATTCAGGCCGGCTATGACGCCGCCCAGCGCGCCATTCGCGAACTGTCCGATCTCTCCGATGACCTCAAGGCTTAG
- the hisI gene encoding phosphoribosyl-AMP cyclohydrolase — protein MCQPFSSQQGKDKQQIELGHDFLPKFDKDGLIACIVTDADSGDVVMFAYMNAQSLHLTLETAEAHYWSRSRQELWHKGATSGNVQDVIELRTDCDQDAIWIKVRTRGATANCHQGYKSCFYRAASLENGKSSLTFREEKPLFDPEKVYK, from the coding sequence ATGTGCCAGCCATTTTCATCCCAACAAGGCAAAGACAAGCAACAGATCGAACTGGGCCATGACTTTCTGCCAAAGTTTGACAAGGACGGCCTGATTGCCTGCATTGTGACCGATGCCGACAGCGGCGACGTGGTAATGTTCGCCTACATGAACGCCCAAAGCCTGCACCTGACTCTGGAAACAGCCGAGGCCCATTACTGGAGCCGATCTCGTCAGGAGCTTTGGCACAAGGGCGCGACCAGCGGCAACGTGCAGGACGTGATCGAACTCAGAACCGACTGTGATCAGGATGCCATCTGGATCAAGGTCCGCACCCGCGGCGCCACTGCCAATTGCCATCAAGGATACAAATCCTGCTTCTATCGCGCAGCCAGCCTCGAAAATGGCAAATCCAGCCTCACATTCCGTGAAGAAAAGCCGCTTTTCGACCCTGAAAAAGTCTATAAATGA
- a CDS encoding PAS domain-containing protein, which yields MKHQVTRDLFTYWDSLRGGRPAPERSDIDPAEIHQILGDTFILEYENEDQLTFRLAGTRLCGSFCRELKGRSFLDIWSQEDIASVRLLLTAVAEDEAAAVIGFEGKTERDQTLNFETILLPLRHFGQTKSRILGAASPVEMPYWVGIWPLTELSISSMRLIWPDERPAFMRHSQKDSAPKGRHGIAPSTLAIPNPVAGRPMSRPNTRSAVQSEQRFGHLRVIEGGRSE from the coding sequence ATGAAACATCAGGTAACGCGTGATCTCTTCACCTATTGGGACAGCCTGCGAGGCGGCAGGCCAGCACCGGAGCGTAGCGACATCGACCCGGCCGAAATCCATCAGATTCTTGGTGACACATTCATTCTGGAATATGAGAATGAGGACCAGCTAACCTTCCGTCTGGCCGGTACCCGGCTATGCGGTTCCTTCTGTCGAGAGCTCAAGGGGCGGAGTTTTCTCGACATCTGGAGCCAGGAAGACATTGCCAGCGTCAGATTGCTACTGACCGCCGTGGCGGAAGACGAGGCCGCTGCTGTGATCGGCTTTGAGGGCAAGACAGAGCGCGACCAGACCCTCAACTTTGAAACAATCCTGCTGCCATTGCGTCATTTTGGCCAGACAAAGAGTCGCATTCTGGGCGCAGCAAGCCCGGTCGAGATGCCATACTGGGTTGGAATCTGGCCATTGACCGAGCTGAGCATTTCGTCCATGCGCCTGATCTGGCCCGATGAACGCCCTGCTTTCATGCGCCACTCACAAAAGGACTCCGCTCCCAAAGGGCGTCACGGCATTGCCCCTTCCACCCTTGCCATTCCGAACCCGGTGGCTGGCCGCCCGATGTCCCGACCCAATACCCGGTCAGCAGTACAGTCCGAACAGCGCTTTGGTCATCTTCGGGTCATTGAAGGGGGACGCAGCGAATAA
- the thrS gene encoding threonine--tRNA ligase — protein MVNLTFPDGSVREVEAGITGADVAAGISKSLAKKAVAMKLNGDLTDLADPITADAAIEIVTRTDDAALELIRHDAAHVMAEAVQELFPGTQVTIGPVIDNGFYYDFAREEPFTPEDLVAIELKMAEIIKRNAPFTKEVWSRDVAKKHFSDLGESYKVELVDAIPEGEDLKIYRQGDWLDLCRGPHMTSTGQIGTAFKLMKVAGAYWRGDSNNAMLSRIYGTAWANEKDLKAYLTRLEEAEKRDHRKLGREMDLFHFQEEAPGSVFWHEKGWTLFQNLIAYMRRRQKDWGYKEVNSPDMMEKTLWEQSGHWEKFGENMFTTQTPDERTYCCKPMNCPGHVQIFKNGLKSYRDLPLKIAEFGKVHRYEPSGALHGMMRVRHFTQDDAHIFSAEDQITEVCVDMNEQIMSIYKDFGFEDIRVKFSDRPEKRVGSDAVWDAAEEALKTAVNAAGQDWTLNPGEGAFYGPKLEYVLRDAIGRDWQCGTVQVDLNLPGRLGAFYIDTDGNKVAPVMIHRALFGSLERFCGILIEHYAGHFPLWLAPLQVVVATITSDADDYAREVKEKLTAAGLNVELDLRNEKINYKVREHSLAKVPALLVCGKKEAEEKSVSIRRLGSKYQTSMSLDEAIASLVDEAIAPDLRRARDAAANEAAE, from the coding sequence ATGGTCAATCTGACTTTCCCCGATGGATCTGTACGCGAAGTTGAAGCTGGTATTACTGGCGCCGATGTCGCTGCGGGTATTTCCAAATCTCTGGCCAAAAAGGCCGTCGCCATGAAACTGAATGGCGACTTGACGGATCTTGCCGATCCGATCACCGCTGATGCGGCCATTGAGATTGTGACCCGTACGGATGACGCCGCGCTTGAGCTGATCCGTCACGATGCCGCCCATGTGATGGCCGAAGCCGTGCAGGAATTGTTCCCCGGCACGCAAGTCACCATTGGTCCGGTTATCGACAATGGTTTTTATTACGACTTTGCCCGCGAAGAGCCTTTCACGCCGGAAGATCTGGTCGCCATTGAATTGAAAATGGCCGAGATCATCAAGCGCAATGCGCCTTTCACCAAAGAAGTCTGGAGCCGTGATGTAGCCAAGAAGCATTTCTCCGATTTGGGAGAAAGCTACAAGGTTGAGCTTGTCGACGCGATTCCCGAAGGCGAAGATCTGAAAATCTATCGTCAGGGCGACTGGCTTGATCTGTGCCGTGGGCCGCACATGACCTCCACGGGCCAGATTGGCACCGCCTTCAAACTGATGAAGGTGGCGGGTGCCTATTGGCGCGGTGATTCCAACAATGCGATGCTGAGCCGCATCTATGGCACCGCTTGGGCCAATGAGAAGGATCTGAAAGCCTATCTCACCCGTCTGGAAGAAGCTGAAAAGCGTGACCACCGCAAGTTGGGTCGTGAAATGGACTTGTTCCATTTTCAGGAAGAGGCACCGGGGTCGGTCTTCTGGCACGAAAAGGGCTGGACCCTGTTCCAGAATCTGATCGCCTATATGCGTCGCCGTCAGAAAGACTGGGGCTATAAGGAAGTCAACAGCCCTGACATGATGGAAAAGACCCTGTGGGAGCAGTCCGGTCACTGGGAGAAGTTCGGTGAAAACATGTTCACCACCCAGACGCCGGACGAGCGGACCTATTGCTGCAAGCCGATGAACTGCCCGGGCCACGTGCAGATTTTCAAGAATGGTCTCAAATCCTATCGTGACCTGCCCTTGAAGATTGCCGAGTTTGGCAAGGTGCATCGCTATGAGCCATCAGGTGCCTTGCATGGTATGATGCGCGTGCGTCACTTCACGCAGGATGACGCCCATATCTTCTCCGCCGAAGATCAGATCACCGAAGTCTGCGTCGATATGAACGAGCAGATCATGTCGATCTACAAGGACTTCGGCTTTGAGGATATCCGGGTGAAATTCTCCGACCGTCCTGAAAAGCGCGTTGGCTCTGATGCGGTCTGGGATGCGGCGGAAGAGGCGCTGAAGACGGCCGTCAATGCAGCCGGTCAGGACTGGACGCTCAATCCGGGTGAGGGGGCTTTCTATGGTCCCAAGCTCGAATATGTGCTGCGTGATGCCATCGGTCGTGATTGGCAGTGCGGTACGGTTCAGGTTGACCTCAATCTGCCGGGTCGTCTGGGTGCCTTCTATATCGATACCGATGGCAACAAAGTCGCTCCGGTGATGATCCACCGTGCCCTGTTCGGCTCGCTCGAACGCTTCTGCGGTATTCTGATCGAGCATTATGCCGGTCACTTCCCGCTTTGGCTGGCGCCGCTGCAGGTGGTGGTCGCGACCATCACGTCAGATGCGGATGACTATGCCCGTGAGGTGAAGGAAAAGCTCACCGCCGCTGGTCTGAATGTCGAGTTGGATCTGCGCAACGAGAAGATCAACTACAAGGTCCGCGAGCATTCGCTGGCGAAGGTTCCGGCCCTTTTGGTTTGCGGTAAGAAAGAAGCCGAAGAGAAAAGTGTGTCGATCCGTCGGCTTGGCTCCAAATACCAGACGTCTATGTCGCTGGATGAGGCGATTGCGTCGCTGGTCGATGAAGCCATCGCGCCGGATTTGCGTCGCGCCCGCGATGCTGCGGCAAATGAAGCAGCTGAATAA